In one window of Armatimonadota bacterium DNA:
- a CDS encoding SGNH/GDSL hydrolase family protein, with protein MGDLCFQDGEKVLFIGDSITDCGRRAQAAPLGDGYVSLLHDLVIGGWPERNITWVNKGIGGNKVTDLQLRWEDDVIREQPDWLSIKIGINDLHTHLRGDPGGVSPAIFREVYEEILARAAEKMKAELVLITPFYVSTDDSRQSFRTQVLEILPEYIATVEEMAEKLSARLVRLQPMFERQLEFRAPDVFCPEPVHPYRTGHLLIAQEVLRVLCE; from the coding sequence ATGGGCGATTTGTGTTTCCAGGACGGGGAGAAGGTCCTGTTCATTGGCGACAGCATCACCGACTGCGGGCGGCGCGCGCAGGCCGCGCCGCTGGGCGACGGCTACGTCAGCCTGCTGCACGATCTCGTGATCGGGGGCTGGCCGGAGCGGAACATCACGTGGGTCAACAAGGGCATCGGCGGCAACAAGGTCACCGACCTGCAGTTGCGGTGGGAGGACGACGTCATCCGCGAGCAGCCCGACTGGCTGAGCATCAAGATCGGGATCAACGACCTGCACACGCACCTGCGCGGCGATCCCGGCGGCGTCTCCCCCGCGATCTTTCGCGAGGTGTACGAGGAGATTCTCGCGCGCGCGGCGGAGAAGATGAAGGCGGAGCTTGTCCTCATCACCCCGTTCTATGTCAGCACCGATGATTCGCGGCAGTCATTCCGCACCCAGGTGCTGGAGATTCTGCCGGAGTACATCGCGACCGTGGAGGAGATGGCTGAGAAGCTCAGCGCGCGGCTGGTGCGGCTTCAGCCGATGTTCGAGCGGCAGTTGGAGTTCCGCGCGCCGGATGTCTTCTGCCCCGAGCCGGTGCATCCGTATCGCACCGGGCATCTGCTCATCGCCCAGGAAGTGCTGCGCGTACTGTGCGAGTAG
- a CDS encoding prepilin-type N-terminal cleavage/methylation domain-containing protein, which translates to MRRNPGFTLVELLVVIAIIAVLALVTYNPERLSRTREAARKATCLANCQRIALAALMYAQDYDEVLPACVADDGQGTAHAVGGVYTNRTWDQLTRDVTSKYGEEYLDGRWMWQLADLLIPYTKSKDVFNCPTLMRRDPRFGIETYVIGTGTRYGQTGSDDPLLDLVAGARKRKTTKVRQSGSYIYMCAHHPRSAAAKAGRYGADFRTCPGIPLLALWDVAQFLGYVGKPGARDAANPQDYLACSTALSAFDEPTQEPLAACNSFGVHEGYASDYVRDHVRPVELGGDAPTIPVAAPMAFVDGHAKYVRATFYQMLALIVSPNRSELARVEERTPVHRPGPPRPRPGEGARGGAR; encoded by the coding sequence ATGCGACGCAACCCTGGCTTCACCCTGGTCGAACTGTTGGTCGTCATCGCGATCATCGCGGTCCTGGCCTTGGTCACGTACAATCCCGAGCGCCTCAGCAGGACTCGCGAAGCCGCCAGGAAAGCCACCTGTCTCGCCAACTGCCAACGGATCGCGCTCGCGGCTTTGATGTACGCCCAGGACTACGACGAAGTGCTGCCGGCGTGTGTCGCCGATGACGGCCAGGGGACCGCGCACGCAGTCGGAGGCGTGTACACGAATCGGACGTGGGATCAGTTGACGCGCGACGTCACGAGCAAGTACGGCGAGGAGTACCTGGACGGCCGCTGGATGTGGCAGCTCGCGGATCTGCTGATTCCGTACACGAAGAGCAAAGACGTCTTCAACTGTCCGACGTTGATGCGACGTGATCCGAGATTCGGCATCGAAACGTACGTCATCGGCACGGGCACGCGTTACGGCCAGACCGGTTCCGACGATCCGCTCCTCGACCTCGTCGCCGGCGCGCGGAAGCGCAAGACGACAAAGGTGCGCCAGTCCGGATCGTACATCTACATGTGCGCGCACCATCCCCGCAGCGCCGCAGCCAAGGCCGGCCGTTACGGCGCCGACTTCAGGACTTGCCCCGGCATTCCGCTCCTCGCCTTATGGGACGTGGCGCAGTTCCTCGGCTACGTCGGCAAGCCTGGTGCGCGCGACGCCGCGAACCCTCAGGACTACCTCGCATGTTCGACCGCGCTGTCCGCCTTCGACGAACCGACGCAGGAGCCGCTCGCGGCGTGCAACTCGTTCGGCGTGCACGAGGGCTATGCCTCTGACTACGTACGCGACCACGTGCGCCCCGTAGAACTGGGCGGGGATGCGCCGACAATACCGGTCGCCGCCCCCATGGCGTTTGTAGATGGCCATGCGAAGTACGTGCGCGCCACCTTCTATCAGATGCTGGCGCTCATCGTCTCCCCGAACAGGAGCGAACTGGCTCGAGTGGAGGAGCGCACGCCCGTGCACCGTCCGGGCCCGCCGCGCCCGCGGCCAGGCGAGGGCGCGCGGGGTGGTGCTCGATAG
- a CDS encoding LysM peptidoglycan-binding domain-containing protein has product MRKAAFFITALSFALIAASLPTALAAAQDTGPAAAISSPAHSAVISGDTATVTVLFDAGEDAEVIAAELYVDGELHATAPVSPPASSGSAKLTWGCGEFDEGRHTLTARVYDSLGHSRAVDVEVVLQAVTSGGDAERVRVEIIAPRGGQEISGKAQVRVAADESRVRYVMLLIDDVFVALTNMPPFTFSLNTTRYLNGLHVLRATAFDFSDNPTDSDPVNVMINNPGGRTEMRTESPAETAQPAPSPEPAVVAAEALPAETVAPPAAPASAPQSASTSAPAAPIGTPAGASTPITAAAGLEQAIGQGGTPAEATIATPSGTVQPTAAAQAVAPPRATPAAAEVIVPDASAAPTPAQPALAASAAQPSVDARSSAAAGADVAAASHGPAAATAATEAAAPLGTLPPQAVQIAMARTSPAVGVGPVAVMAAPEARAPVTSGSAIEASPGITTEATVAPSEEAPAEPAQQVAALPPQLEPAVVAAVPEPMPADAALTAAEAGVQVAALAPEMSMSADSAAMAEITTTPPPAPVHIARAPSPPIVVSATRSERGDVILHTVRPGEQLGTISARYSVPTEAIARLNGLHANAELAAGRTLRIPWQSSLVLNGESVYTDVPVLTEGGISLAPFRAIVEHAGGAVHWIPASRQVRAKAFARDIWVTIGSRAA; this is encoded by the coding sequence GTGCGCAAGGCCGCGTTCTTCATCACCGCGCTCAGCTTCGCACTCATCGCCGCGAGCCTGCCGACCGCCCTCGCGGCCGCACAAGACACCGGCCCCGCCGCCGCCATTTCCAGCCCCGCCCATTCCGCCGTGATCAGCGGCGACACGGCCACCGTCACCGTCCTGTTCGACGCCGGCGAGGACGCCGAGGTCATCGCCGCCGAACTCTACGTTGACGGCGAGTTGCACGCGACCGCTCCCGTGTCGCCCCCCGCATCATCCGGCAGCGCCAAGCTGACGTGGGGCTGCGGCGAGTTCGACGAAGGGCGACACACGCTCACCGCGCGCGTCTACGATTCGCTGGGCCACAGCCGCGCGGTTGACGTGGAGGTTGTCCTGCAGGCGGTGACAAGCGGCGGCGACGCCGAACGCGTGCGCGTCGAGATCATCGCCCCGCGCGGCGGACAGGAAATCTCCGGCAAGGCGCAGGTTCGCGTGGCTGCGGACGAAAGCCGCGTGCGCTACGTCATGCTGCTGATTGACGACGTCTTCGTCGCGCTGACCAACATGCCGCCGTTTACTTTCTCACTCAACACGACGCGCTACCTCAACGGCTTACACGTCCTGCGCGCGACCGCATTCGATTTCAGCGATAACCCGACAGACTCCGATCCGGTCAACGTGATGATCAACAACCCCGGCGGCCGGACCGAGATGCGCACCGAATCCCCGGCCGAGACTGCACAGCCCGCGCCGTCGCCCGAGCCTGCAGTCGTCGCAGCCGAAGCGCTGCCTGCGGAAACAGTTGCGCCGCCCGCAGCGCCCGCGTCCGCGCCGCAGTCCGCGAGCACATCGGCGCCTGCCGCGCCTATCGGCACGCCTGCCGGCGCGTCGACTCCCATAACTGCGGCCGCCGGACTGGAACAAGCGATCGGCCAGGGAGGCACTCCGGCCGAAGCAACAATCGCGACACCGAGCGGAACGGTTCAGCCGACCGCGGCGGCGCAAGCCGTGGCTCCGCCGCGGGCGACACCGGCCGCAGCGGAAGTGATCGTGCCGGACGCGTCCGCAGCGCCCACCCCCGCGCAGCCGGCGCTCGCCGCCTCAGCGGCGCAGCCCTCAGTTGATGCGCGTTCCTCCGCGGCTGCCGGTGCCGACGTCGCAGCGGCGTCGCACGGTCCCGCCGCCGCGACCGCCGCGACCGAGGCAGCCGCGCCGCTCGGCACGCTGCCTCCACAGGCGGTGCAGATCGCCATGGCGCGCACGTCACCTGCCGTCGGCGTCGGACCCGTCGCAGTCATGGCCGCGCCCGAGGCCCGCGCTCCGGTAACGAGCGGGAGCGCCATTGAGGCGAGCCCTGGGATCACGACCGAGGCGACAGTTGCGCCCTCAGAGGAGGCACCCGCCGAGCCCGCGCAGCAGGTCGCCGCTCTGCCGCCGCAGCTTGAGCCGGCCGTAGTCGCGGCCGTTCCGGAGCCGATGCCGGCGGATGCGGCATTGACCGCCGCCGAGGCCGGCGTCCAGGTCGCGGCGCTCGCGCCGGAAATGAGCATGAGCGCGGACAGCGCGGCGATGGCCGAGATCACCACGACTCCACCGCCCGCACCAGTGCACATCGCGCGCGCGCCGTCTCCGCCGATTGTCGTCTCGGCGACGCGGAGCGAACGCGGGGATGTCATCCTGCACACCGTCAGGCCGGGCGAGCAGTTGGGCACGATCTCCGCGCGCTACAGCGTGCCGACCGAGGCGATCGCGCGCCTCAACGGGCTGCATGCCAACGCCGAACTCGCCGCCGGCCGCACGCTGCGCATCCCGTGGCAATCCTCGCTCGTGCTCAACGGTGAATCCGTGTACACCGACGTGCCGGTTCTGACTGAGGGCGGTATCTCCCTCGCGCCGTTCCGCGCCATCGTCGAGCACGCCGGCGGCGCGGTTCACTGGATACCCGCAAGCAGGCAAGTGCGGGCTAAGGCCTTCGCGCGCGACATCTGGGTCACCATCGGCAGCCGGGCCGC
- a CDS encoding FAD-dependent monooxygenase — MAPEKLFSAAGEKEVTRAIVGEFAREFIDHVESDVIIVGGGPAGLMAGRDLCRAGKRVLI; from the coding sequence ATGGCCCCTGAGAAGCTGTTCAGCGCTGCGGGCGAGAAAGAGGTCACGCGCGCGATCGTAGGCGAATTCGCGCGCGAGTTCATAGACCATGTCGAGAGCGATGTGATCATCGTCGGAGGTGGTCCCGCCGGCCTCATGGCCGGGCGCGACCTCTGCCGCGCCGGGAAGCGCGTGCTCATC
- a CDS encoding PmoA family protein encodes MSTAEVLVHAGPHPRRDCPLTVDLPCEHEERAAGVVLTAAGGERLPAQIVPRSPLSVTGEAGGRVRAAFILPSLEAGETLALRAEIGPEPQARADRVAVSDDGGGSASVTVDGDLLTVYRYTGDPARPCFFPLLGPGGKHVTRSWPVAEGVPGEPQDHPHHRSMWVAHGDVNGTDNWSEQEGHAFQLHRDILDAAGGPVCGRLAALNDWTDHGKRKILEERRALTAYALSGDARMFDLDVCFTATECDVRFGDTKEGGILALRVSPAIDGDHGGRIRNSYGAVGEAECWGRRAEWCDYSGEVGGDTLGIAIFDHPSSFRHPTFWHVRDYGMYTANPFGWHDFYADPAADGSHLLPRGASLRFHYRVYLHRGDAAAAGVGDRYHDYANPPQVEVAA; translated from the coding sequence ATGTCAACAGCCGAAGTGCTCGTTCATGCCGGTCCCCATCCAAGACGCGACTGCCCCCTCACAGTCGATCTGCCCTGCGAGCACGAGGAGCGCGCGGCGGGTGTCGTGTTGACCGCGGCTGGCGGCGAGCGGCTGCCGGCCCAGATCGTCCCGCGATCTCCACTGTCAGTGACAGGCGAGGCCGGCGGCCGAGTCCGTGCGGCCTTCATCCTGCCGTCACTCGAAGCCGGCGAGACTCTGGCTCTTCGCGCGGAGATCGGTCCCGAGCCCCAGGCTCGTGCAGATCGGGTCGCCGTCAGCGACGACGGCGGCGGGAGCGCGAGCGTGACCGTGGACGGCGACCTGCTCACGGTCTACCGATACACCGGCGACCCGGCCCGTCCGTGCTTCTTCCCGCTGCTCGGGCCGGGCGGCAAGCACGTCACCCGAAGCTGGCCGGTCGCGGAGGGTGTTCCCGGCGAGCCGCAGGACCATCCGCACCACCGATCCATGTGGGTCGCCCATGGTGACGTCAACGGCACCGACAACTGGAGCGAGCAGGAGGGCCACGCCTTCCAGTTGCACCGAGATATCCTAGACGCCGCGGGAGGACCTGTCTGCGGCCGCCTGGCCGCGCTGAACGACTGGACGGATCACGGGAAGCGCAAGATCCTCGAAGAGCGGCGCGCGCTGACCGCCTATGCCCTGTCGGGCGATGCCCGGATGTTCGATCTCGACGTGTGCTTCACGGCAACCGAGTGCGACGTGCGATTCGGCGATACGAAGGAGGGGGGCATCCTCGCCCTGCGCGTGTCCCCTGCGATCGACGGCGACCACGGCGGGCGCATCCGGAACTCCTACGGGGCGGTCGGGGAGGCCGAGTGCTGGGGGCGGCGCGCCGAGTGGTGCGACTACTCAGGCGAGGTCGGCGGAGACACCCTCGGGATAGCCATCTTCGATCATCCGAGCAGCTTCCGCCACCCCACCTTCTGGCACGTGCGCGACTATGGGATGTACACCGCCAATCCGTTCGGGTGGCACGACTTCTATGCCGACCCCGCGGCGGACGGCAGCCATCTGCTCCCCCGCGGCGCCTCACTCCGCTTCCACTACCGCGTCTACCTGCACCGGGGGGACGCCGCGGCGGCGGGTGTCGGGGACCGGTACCACGACTATGCGAACCCGCCGCAGGTGGAGGTCGCTGCGTAG
- a CDS encoding sugar phosphate isomerase/epimerase: MRFAFCNEGFGERPWRAVCSAIATAGYDGVEIAPFSLAVTVQDIPAHERVDLRATAHDAGLEVVGLHWLLVKPEGLHISHPDAKVRGRTRDYLCRLADFCGDLGGKVMVFGSPRQRSRTADASADDAWRWAAETFSSALPTVAERGVTLCIEPLGTEETDFITNAAEGRRLVDEIGHPNFRLILDVKAMSSEGSPVPDIIREQRDVLAHVHANDPNRQGPGFGDMDFHPILKALREISYDGYISVEPFEFVPDADTVAHKSVRYLQECLPA; encoded by the coding sequence ATGCGCTTCGCATTCTGCAACGAGGGGTTCGGCGAACGCCCCTGGCGCGCCGTGTGCTCAGCCATCGCGACGGCGGGCTACGACGGCGTCGAGATCGCGCCGTTCTCGCTGGCCGTGACCGTTCAGGACATCCCAGCCCACGAGCGGGTTGACCTGCGCGCCACGGCACACGACGCCGGCCTGGAGGTCGTCGGCCTGCACTGGCTCCTGGTGAAGCCGGAGGGCCTGCACATAAGCCACCCGGATGCCAAGGTGCGAGGCCGCACGCGGGACTATCTGTGTCGCCTCGCCGACTTCTGCGGCGACCTGGGCGGGAAGGTCATGGTCTTCGGTTCGCCGCGGCAGCGCAGCCGCACGGCCGACGCATCGGCCGACGACGCGTGGCGATGGGCGGCGGAGACGTTCTCCAGCGCGCTGCCCACCGTCGCCGAGCGCGGCGTCACCTTGTGCATCGAGCCGCTCGGGACGGAAGAGACCGACTTCATCACCAACGCGGCCGAAGGCCGGCGACTCGTTGACGAGATCGGCCATCCCAACTTCCGCTTGATCCTGGACGTGAAGGCAATGTCCTCCGAGGGCTCCCCCGTCCCCGACATCATCCGCGAGCAGCGAGATGTCCTCGCCCACGTGCATGCCAATGATCCCAATCGCCAGGGGCCCGGGTTCGGAGACATGGACTTCCATCCGATCCTGAAGGCGCTGCGCGAGATCAGCTACGATGGCTACATCTCCGTGGAGCCTTTCGAGTTCGTGCCCGATGCCGATACGGTCGCACACAAGTCAGTTCGCTACCTGCAGGAATGCCTGCCGGCATAG
- the tuf gene encoding elongation factor Tu (EF-Tu; promotes GTP-dependent binding of aminoacyl-tRNA to the A-site of ribosomes during protein biosynthesis; when the tRNA anticodon matches the mRNA codon, GTP hydrolysis results; the inactive EF-Tu-GDP leaves the ribosome and release of GDP is promoted by elongation factor Ts; many prokaryotes have two copies of the gene encoding EF-Tu): VMPGDNVTITAELIQPIAMEPGLRFAVREGGHTVGAGVIADIMK, from the coding sequence GTAATGCCCGGGGACAACGTGACGATCACGGCGGAGTTGATCCAGCCGATCGCGATGGAGCCGGGGTTGCGGTTTGCGGTGCGCGAGGGCGGGCACACGGTGGGCGCCGGCGTCATCGCCGACATCATGAAGTAG
- the rpmG gene encoding 50S ribosomal protein L33 → MPRQGRVQDRGFWFACSECKSRNYTSVKNKRNDPDRLTLRKYCPACKKHTPHRETGINAKASK, encoded by the coding sequence ATGCCGAGGCAGGGGCGAGTACAAGATCGAGGATTCTGGTTTGCGTGCAGCGAATGCAAGAGCCGAAACTACACGTCGGTGAAGAACAAGCGGAACGATCCAGACCGGTTGACACTGCGCAAGTACTGCCCGGCGTGCAAGAAGCACACCCCGCACCGGGAGACCGGCATTAACGCAAAGGCGAGCAAGTAA
- the secE gene encoding preprotein translocase subunit SecE, whose protein sequence is MPVFTRIKQFLVEAWLELRKVLWPSKEEAMRFTMVVLGVILVVALFIYVCDKVLTLLSEPLFALRP, encoded by the coding sequence CTGCCCGTGTTCACTCGCATCAAGCAGTTCCTGGTGGAGGCGTGGCTGGAACTGCGCAAGGTGCTGTGGCCATCCAAAGAGGAGGCCATGAGGTTCACCATGGTGGTGCTCGGGGTGATCCTGGTGGTCGCGCTCTTCATCTACGTATGCGACAAGGTGTTGACGCTGCTGAGCGAACCGCTGTTTGCATTGCGTCCTTGA
- the nusG gene encoding transcription termination/antitermination factor NusG, translating into MSEQEEQREQEPEEDAGIVGISPEPARGKRWYVVHTFTGHENKVKSSIERRAASQGLDDRIGRILVLTEDELRGTRRGKRQVRKHKLFPGYVIIEMELDDQTQHLVRSTAGVTGFIGPGRQPVPLEQTEIQNILSTLGGEEAPRMRVAFQPGDMMRVVSGPFENFHGRIEEVNVAKEKLTLLISIFGRDTPVEVDFADVEKLQ; encoded by the coding sequence ATGAGTGAGCAAGAAGAACAACGAGAGCAAGAGCCAGAAGAGGACGCTGGCATCGTCGGCATCAGCCCGGAGCCGGCGCGGGGCAAGCGCTGGTACGTGGTCCACACGTTCACCGGTCACGAGAACAAGGTCAAGTCGAGCATCGAGCGGCGCGCGGCGTCGCAGGGGCTGGACGACAGGATCGGGCGCATCCTAGTGCTTACGGAGGACGAGCTGCGCGGCACACGCCGCGGCAAGCGGCAGGTGCGGAAGCATAAGCTGTTTCCGGGTTACGTCATCATCGAGATGGAGTTGGACGATCAGACGCAGCACCTCGTGCGCAGTACGGCGGGCGTCACCGGGTTCATCGGGCCGGGTCGACAGCCGGTGCCGCTGGAGCAGACGGAGATACAGAATATCCTGTCCACTCTCGGCGGTGAGGAAGCGCCGCGCATGCGCGTGGCGTTCCAGCCCGGCGACATGATGCGCGTCGTCTCCGGGCCGTTCGAGAACTTCCACGGGCGCATCGAAGAAGTCAACGTGGCGAAGGAGAAGCTGACGCTGCTGATCTCCATTTTCGGGCGAGACACGCCGGTGGAGGTGGATTTCGCCGACGTCGAGAAGCTGCAATAA
- the rplK gene encoding 50S ribosomal protein L11 translates to MAKKVKAVVRLQIEAGKAMAGPPVGPALAPHGMDLMGFIKAYNAATASQVGSIVPVEVTIYEDRSFTFDLKTPPASQLLKQAAGLEKGSGTAGRETVGQVTRSQVREIAETKMRDLNANDIEHAMRVVEGTARSMGIVVVE, encoded by the coding sequence ATGGCAAAGAAAGTCAAGGCGGTAGTCAGACTTCAGATTGAGGCAGGCAAAGCGATGGCGGGGCCGCCGGTGGGGCCGGCGTTGGCGCCGCACGGCATGGATCTGATGGGCTTCATCAAGGCGTACAACGCGGCGACGGCGTCCCAGGTGGGAAGCATCGTGCCGGTCGAGGTGACGATTTACGAGGACCGTTCGTTCACCTTCGACCTGAAAACGCCCCCGGCCTCACAATTGCTCAAGCAGGCGGCAGGACTCGAGAAGGGATCCGGCACCGCCGGGCGAGAGACGGTGGGGCAGGTGACGCGGTCGCAGGTGCGCGAGATCGCGGAGACCAAGATGCGCGACCTCAACGCGAATGATATCGAGCACGCCATGCGGGTCGTCGAGGGCACGGCGCGCAGCATGGGCATCGTGGTGGTGGAGTAG
- a CDS encoding 50S ribosomal protein L1, protein MAKHGKTYVEVAKTIDRDRLYTAQEAIELVCNGHRTKFDEAIDIAVRLGVDPRHGEQMVRGTVVLPHGTGKSPRIAAFAKGERATEAETAGADVVGAEDLVQRIEGGWKDFDVLVATRDMMSMVGRLGKRLGPRMPNPKAGTLSDEIGKTIQELKSGKLEFRMDKAGVIHAPLGKLSFGPERLKENLATFIAALLRARPPAAKGQFLRKITISSTMGPGVHVDPADAAGVAAATE, encoded by the coding sequence ATGGCCAAGCACGGAAAGACATACGTCGAGGTGGCAAAGACGATAGATCGCGACCGCCTGTACACGGCTCAGGAGGCGATCGAGTTGGTGTGCAACGGCCACCGTACGAAGTTCGACGAGGCCATTGACATCGCCGTGCGCCTGGGAGTTGATCCTCGCCATGGCGAGCAGATGGTACGCGGGACTGTCGTACTGCCTCACGGCACGGGCAAGTCGCCGCGGATCGCGGCGTTCGCGAAGGGAGAGCGGGCGACCGAGGCGGAAACGGCAGGCGCGGACGTCGTGGGAGCCGAGGACCTCGTGCAGCGCATCGAGGGCGGGTGGAAGGATTTCGACGTTCTCGTCGCGACGCGCGACATGATGAGCATGGTCGGCCGGCTCGGCAAGCGCTTGGGGCCGCGCATGCCGAACCCCAAGGCCGGTACGCTCTCCGATGAGATCGGCAAGACGATTCAGGAGTTGAAGTCGGGTAAGCTTGAGTTTCGCATGGACAAGGCCGGGGTGATCCACGCACCGCTGGGCAAGCTGTCATTCGGCCCGGAGCGCCTGAAGGAGAACCTGGCGACCTTCATCGCCGCGCTCCTGCGCGCCCGGCCGCCTGCGGCGAAGGGGCAGTTCCTGCGCAAGATCACCATCTCGTCCACGATGGGGCCGGGGGTGCACGTGGACCCCGCTGATGCAGCGGGGGTGGCCGCGGCGACCGAATGA
- the rplJ gene encoding 50S ribosomal protein L10, translating to MAKPEKEAAVAELAAKLRESYGAIVTDYRGLPVKAMVELRRQLRSAGGEYKVVKNTMMRRAADEVGMPEISEAVAGPTAMLFTGEDAVGPAKALLAYAKQTGLPQVRAGMLGGKLYPRERVQELANLPGREVLLAMFMGALEAPIANLMSTLEAPVAELVATLEAIAKQAESASA from the coding sequence ATGGCGAAACCGGAGAAGGAAGCCGCCGTCGCCGAGTTGGCGGCGAAGCTGCGCGAATCGTACGGGGCGATCGTGACGGACTACCGAGGTCTGCCGGTGAAGGCAATGGTGGAGCTGCGTCGTCAGCTCCGCAGCGCCGGCGGGGAGTACAAGGTGGTCAAGAACACGATGATGCGGCGCGCCGCGGATGAGGTGGGCATGCCGGAGATATCGGAGGCCGTGGCCGGGCCGACCGCGATGCTGTTTACCGGCGAGGACGCCGTCGGCCCGGCGAAGGCGCTGCTGGCCTACGCGAAGCAGACGGGCCTGCCGCAGGTGCGGGCGGGAATGCTCGGGGGCAAGCTCTATCCGCGCGAGCGCGTGCAGGAACTGGCGAATCTGCCGGGGCGCGAGGTGCTGCTCGCCATGTTCATGGGCGCGCTGGAAGCACCCATCGCCAACCTCATGAGCACTCTGGAGGCACCGGTGGCCGAGCTTGTGGCAACCCTCGAGGCGATCGCGAAGCAAGCGGAATCTGCCTCCGCATAG
- the rplL gene encoding 50S ribosomal protein L7/L12, with protein sequence MNVDEMVEEVLKWPMLDVVEFAKKLQERTGVTPMAAMAPAAAAAPAEAAAEEEEKTTFDAILTGFGEKKIQVIKAVREVTTLGLKEAKDLVEAAPKAIKEGVAKEEAEAIKTKIEEAGGTAEIK encoded by the coding sequence ATGAACGTAGACGAAATGGTTGAGGAAGTCCTGAAGTGGCCGATGCTGGACGTGGTTGAGTTCGCGAAGAAGCTCCAGGAGCGGACCGGGGTGACGCCGATGGCGGCGATGGCCCCGGCGGCCGCGGCGGCGCCCGCCGAGGCGGCGGCCGAGGAAGAAGAGAAGACCACCTTCGACGCGATCCTGACCGGCTTCGGCGAGAAGAAGATCCAGGTCATCAAGGCCGTACGCGAGGTGACCACGCTGGGCCTCAAGGAGGCCAAGGATCTGGTTGAAGCGGCGCCTAAGGCGATCAAGGAAGGCGTCGCGAAGGAAGAGGCCGAGGCGATCAAGACCAAGATCGAAGAGGCCGGGGGCACCGCCGAGATCAAGTAG
- a CDS encoding sugar phosphate isomerase/epimerase, giving the protein MTFKHALNLITIRDAPFEKKLELAQAAGYDGVGLWLGEVEQAAGGAAGLDGIARRLRERGLIPAEMCFVGGWMYPEEGTRAAAHESAQRAFRVAQAVGCQCVVACAAGGTGELTDAARDFAELCDLARPFGVSLALEFLGGAQQVKDVRTAWQIVDMADAPNGGLVIDTFHFYKGGSDLADLEPVTGDKVFLVHANDCPDLPLAELEDRHRVFPGAGIIPLEEIAAVLADKGYGGFFSLELFNEEYWATDPHLVAQEGLRSLRRVGI; this is encoded by the coding sequence ATGACGTTCAAGCACGCCCTGAATCTGATCACGATACGCGACGCGCCGTTCGAAAAGAAGCTCGAGTTGGCCCAGGCTGCGGGCTACGACGGCGTCGGGCTATGGCTAGGCGAGGTCGAGCAGGCAGCGGGCGGCGCCGCAGGCCTTGACGGCATCGCGAGGCGGCTGCGCGAGCGCGGGTTGATCCCTGCCGAGATGTGCTTCGTCGGCGGGTGGATGTATCCCGAGGAGGGAACGCGCGCGGCCGCCCACGAGAGCGCGCAGCGTGCGTTCCGGGTTGCGCAAGCCGTGGGCTGCCAGTGTGTTGTCGCCTGCGCAGCGGGGGGCACGGGCGAACTCACGGACGCCGCCCGCGACTTCGCAGAGTTGTGCGACCTGGCGCGGCCGTTCGGTGTCTCCCTCGCGCTCGAATTCCTCGGTGGGGCGCAGCAAGTGAAGGACGTGCGCACGGCGTGGCAGATAGTAGACATGGCCGATGCCCCCAACGGCGGCCTGGTGATAGACACCTTCCACTTCTACAAGGGTGGCTCGGACCTCGCCGACCTCGAACCGGTCACCGGCGACAAGGTCTTCCTGGTCCACGCCAACGACTGCCCGGATCTCCCCCTTGCCGAGCTGGAGGACCGCCATCGCGTCTTCCCCGGCGCCGGCATCATCCCGCTTGAAGAGATCGCGGCGGTTCTCGCCGACAAGGGGTATGGCGGGTTCTTCTCGCTGGAGCTGTTTAACGAGGAATACTGGGCGACCGATCCGCACCTGGTGGCGCAGGAGGGACTGCGGTCGCTGAGGCGCGTAGGCATCTAG